TCATGGCCGCGACGGTCAGGAGTGCGGCGGCGACGGTGGCCGCGCGTCTGACGAGTCGGCTGTTCGTGCGGAGAGTTGTGCGCAAGGTGCGGTCCCTTCTGGGCTCGGTGCTGTTGCGCGGGCGTGCGGCTCCGGCCGCGATGACACCGCGATGACAGTGGCGCGGGAGCTGCGTTCGAGGAGCGGTCGCGAGGATCGGGCTCGGTGTGAAGAGGGGGCTCCGTACGGCGGTCGGCGCCGTTGGGTGGACGGAGCCGTGGGCCCACGACGGATCGGATGGATTCTCACCACTCGGCTTCCCCCTGTCCAGAGGATGGACAACAAAATCGCACACTCAATGCTTGATGCTGCTCGATAACTCCATTTTGCAAGCGCTTACTTGCAGAACGACCGGTAAAACTCTTGACGTTCGCGCAAACACAGCGTTTTCTGCGAAGCGTAGCGCGTGAAGTAGCGCTGGATTTTGTTCAGTTGTGTTGGCCTCGTGATCCTCGATGCTCGGGAGCTCCTATGTCTGCGATCCGCAACCGTTCCACCGCTCTGGCCGCGACCGGCCTCGTGGCCGCCCTCGCCCTGACCGCGTGCTCGACCGGTCAGACGTCCTCCGGTTCCGGCGGCGGGGACACCAAGCCGGTACAGGGCAAGATCGCTCTGACGTACCTTCAGAAGCAGGGTGACCAGGAGTACTTCATCGGCGAGGCCGCCGGGGCGAAGGAGAAGGCCGCGCAGCTCGGCATCGACCTCCAGGTCGTCAACCTCGGCAACGACGCCAACAAGACGGTCAGCGAGGTGCAGGCGGCGATCGCGCGCAAGAGCAACGGCCTGATCGTCGTCGTGCCCGACCCCGCCGTCGGCCCCCAGGTCGCACAGACCGCCAAGGACGCCAAGGTCGCCCTGCTCACCTCCGACGACCAGATCTGCACCACCGGCCCCGACCCCGCCTCCTGCGCCCACGACGCCCTCGTGCCGCGCATCGGCTTCTCCGGCGCGCAGATGGGTGGCGAGGTCGGCAAGCGGGCCGCCGAGGAGTTCAAGAAGGCGGGCTGGAAGGCGGCCGAGACCCGGACCCTCTCCGCCTGGAAGCAGGACGTCACGGTCTGCGGCGACCGGGTCAAGGCCGCGAAGACCGCCTTCGCCGCCGGTGCGGGCGCGGCCGTCGAGAACATCGACGTCGCCACCGACAACACCCCCACCGGCGCCCAGGACAAGGTCGCCGCCACCGTCACCGCCAACCCGGGCGTCAAGCACTGGGTGATCTGGGGCTGCAACGACGAGAACGTGCAGGGCGGCGTCACCGCCCTGCAGAACGCCGGCATCGACGCCAAGGACATCATCGGCGTCGGCCTCGGCGCCTACCTCGCCTGCAAGGACTGGAAGTCCGGCAAGCCCTCCGGCATGAAGGCCGCGCTGTTCATCAACGGCAAGGACGTCGGCGCGCTCGCCGTCCAGACCATGTACGACCGCCTGAAGAACGGCAAGGACTTCCCGGCCGAGGCCTTCGCCCCGACCAAGATGGTCGACGCCGCCACCTGGCAGGCGGCGGGCGTCGGCTGCGCCTGACGGCACCCGCCCGCACGGCCCGGCGCTCCCGGGCCCCTGCCCTCCGTACGCGCAGCACCGCGCGTCACTCCCGTACGCCCACGAGGTACCCACCGATGACCGCACTCAATGCCCCACCTGCCGGGCCCGGTTCACCACCCGCCGGAACCGGCCTCACCGCCGACGGTGTGTCGAAGAGCTTCGGCCCTGTCCGGGCCCTCCACGACGTCACCCTCACCTTCCCCCCGGGGCAGGTCACCGCCCTGATGGGCGAGAACGGAGCCGGGAAGTCGACCCTCCTGCGCATCCTGACCGGCGATCACCAGCCCACCGAAGGGCGTGTCCTGCTCGACGGGAAGCCCCTCAACCTCACCTCGCCCGTCGACGCCCGCCGCGCCGGCATCCGGATCATCCCGCAGGAACCCGAGATCATCCCGCACGTCTCCGTCGCCGAGAACGTGTACGCCGGCTCCCTGCCCCGCCGCGCCGGCCGGCGTCTCGACCGTGCCGAGCTGCGCCGCCGCATCACCGCCGATCTCGAACGGCTCGGCTTCGCCCGCGTCCTCGACCCCGAGCTGCCCGGCTCCCGGCTGACCGCCGCCCAGCGCCAGCTGGTGGAGATCCTGCGCGCGCTCACTGGGGACATCCCGCCCCGCGTGATCGCCTTCGACGAGCCCACCTCCTCGCTCTCCGAGCACGAGGCCGAGGCGCTGTTCGCCCTGATCGGGCGCCTGCGCGACGAGGGCATCGCCGTCGTCTATGTCTCCCACCGGATGAAGGAGATCTTCCGGCTCGCCGACCGGATCGCCGTCCTGCGCGACGGCGCCGTCGCCGGCGTGGTCGACGCGGGCGACACCACCGAGGACGCCATCGTCCGCATGATGGTCGGCCGCGACCTGTCGGACCTCTTCGTCCGCCAGGAGGTCGCCACCGACCGGGTCGTGCTCGACGTCCACGACCTGACCACCGACGACGTCCACGGGATCAGTCTCCAGGTCCGCGCGGGCGAGGTCGTGGCCCTCGCCGGCCTCATCGGCGCCGGACGCTCCGAACTCGCCCACGCCCTCGCCGGCGACGTCCCCGTGCGCTCCGGGACCATCACGCTGAACGGCGAAAGACTCACCCTGCGCAGCCCGCGCGACGCCATCGCCGCAGGCCTGGGCCTTGCCCCGGAGGAACGCAAGGCCCAGGCCCTCTTCCTGCACCGGAGCATCCGCGACAACACCGCCCTGGTGAGCTACGCCCGGCTGCGCCGGGGGCGCTTCGTCAGCCGGACCAGGGAACGCTCGCTCGCCCAGGAGTTCGCCGACCGGCTGCGGGTGCGCGCGCCCTCGATCGAGGCCGAGGTCCGCACCCTGTCCGGCGGCAACCAGCAGAAGGTCGTCCTCGCCCGCTGGCTGGCCCGCCGCCCCGAACTCCTCATCCTCGACGAGCCCACCCGTGGCGTCGACATCGGGGCCAAGGCCGAGATCTACCAGATCATCGCCGACCTCGCCCGCGACGGCGTCGCCATCCTGGTCATCTCCTCCGAACTCCCCGAGGTCCTCGGTCTCGCCGACCGCGTCGTCGTCATGCAGAACGGCCGCGTCACCGGCGAACTCCCGCGCGCCGAGGCCTCCGAGGCGGCGATCCTCGCCCTCGCCATGGCCGACGACCTCGCCACCACCGGCCTTGACACCCCGACAGCCACCGACTCCCGGACCGGAGCCCCACGATGAGCACCGCCACCACCCCGAGCGCCTCGCCCGCGCCTGCCCGTTCCAACACCGGGTCCGCGAGCCGACCCGGCGGTGCACGAGCCGTCCTCGCCTCCGTCGGCGGCCAGAACCTCAGCCTGATCGGCGCCCTCGTCCTCGTCGTCGTCCTGTTCACCTCGCTCAACGCCAACTTCCTGAGCTGGGACAACATGCGCGTCATCGGCGAGGCGGCCACCATCGCCGGCCTGCTCGCCGTCGTCCAGACCGTCGTCATCATCTGCGGCGGCCTGGACATCTCCGTCGGCTCACAGACCGGCCTCGCCTCCGTCATCAGCGCGATGGTCTTCACCTCCGCCGGATCCAGCGCCCCGCTCGGCATCGCCGCCGCCCTGCTCGTCGGCGCCGCCGTCGGCCTGGTCAACGGAGCGGTGATCATCTACGGCCGGGTCAACCCCACCATCGCCACGCTCGCCGGCCTCGCCGCCTACAAGGGCGTCGCCCAGCTCCTGTCCGACGGCCGCGCCCAGGGCTACGTGCTCGGCGACCCCGTCTTCGTCTTCCTCAGCCGCGGCAGCCTCGCCGGCATCCCGATCATGATCTGGATCCTGGCCCTCGTCGCGGCCGCCGTGCACGTCCTGCTCACCTACACCGACATCGGCCGCAACATCTACGCCCTCGGCGGCAACGACACCGCCGCCCGCCTCGCCGGCATCAACCTCAACAAGTACCTGCTCGCCGCCTACGCACTCACCGGCACCGTCGCCGCCCTCGCCGGCATCCTGCTCACCGCCCGCACCGGCTCCGGCCAGCCCGTCTCCGGCAGCGAGGGCCTGGAACTCCAGGCCATCACCGCCGCCGCCCTCGGCGGCTGCGCCCTCAAGGGCGGCAAGGGCACCATCGGCGGCACCCTCCTCGCCGTCGCCCTCCTCGGCACCCTCCAGAACGGCCTCACCATCCAGGGCATCAACACCTTCTGGCAGAACGTCGCCCAGGGCCTCCTCCTCGTGGCCGCCGTCGTCATCCAGCAGCGCCGCAACCGCGAACGCGCCGTCGGCCTGCCTGCCTGACAGCCGCACGTACCCGTCCCGTTCCTTCACCACGGAGGTCGAACCGTGCACACCGCACCACGCTCCCGCGCCCCGCGCAGACGGCTCGCCGTCGGACTCGCCGGCCTCCTTCTCGCAGGCGGGTCCTTCATGGCGCCTGCCTCCGCGGCCGACGCCCCGGCCCCCGCCACAGTCGACGACGGGCTCGCCCTCACGCCTCCGATGGGCTTCAACAACTGGAACTCCACCCACTGCCGGGCGGAGTTCGACGAGACCATGGTCAAGGGCATCGCCGACCTCTTCGTCGAGAAGGGCCTGAAGGCCGCGGGGTACCAGTACGTCAACCTCGACGACTGCTGGGCGCTGCCGGACCGCGACGCCGACGGCAAGCTCGTCCCCGACCCGGTCCGCTTCCCGAACGGCATCAAGGCCGTCGCCGACTACGTCCACTCCAAGGGCCTCAAGTTCGGCATCTACACCAGCGCCGGAACCCACACCTGCGACGGCCTCGGATTCCCGGGCGCGCTCGGCCACGAGTACAGCGACGCCCAGCAGTTCGCCGACTGGGGCGTCGACTACCTGAAGTACGACAACTGCAACAACCAGGGCGTCGACGCGAAGAAGCGCTACACCGACATGCGCGACGCACTGAGGGCGACGGGGCGGCCCATCGTCTACAGCATCTGCGAATGGGGCGTGAACAGG
The DNA window shown above is from Streptomyces vietnamensis and carries:
- a CDS encoding substrate-binding domain-containing protein, whose protein sequence is MSAIRNRSTALAATGLVAALALTACSTGQTSSGSGGGDTKPVQGKIALTYLQKQGDQEYFIGEAAGAKEKAAQLGIDLQVVNLGNDANKTVSEVQAAIARKSNGLIVVVPDPAVGPQVAQTAKDAKVALLTSDDQICTTGPDPASCAHDALVPRIGFSGAQMGGEVGKRAAEEFKKAGWKAAETRTLSAWKQDVTVCGDRVKAAKTAFAAGAGAAVENIDVATDNTPTGAQDKVAATVTANPGVKHWVIWGCNDENVQGGVTALQNAGIDAKDIIGVGLGAYLACKDWKSGKPSGMKAALFINGKDVGALAVQTMYDRLKNGKDFPAEAFAPTKMVDAATWQAAGVGCA
- a CDS encoding sugar ABC transporter ATP-binding protein — translated: MTALNAPPAGPGSPPAGTGLTADGVSKSFGPVRALHDVTLTFPPGQVTALMGENGAGKSTLLRILTGDHQPTEGRVLLDGKPLNLTSPVDARRAGIRIIPQEPEIIPHVSVAENVYAGSLPRRAGRRLDRAELRRRITADLERLGFARVLDPELPGSRLTAAQRQLVEILRALTGDIPPRVIAFDEPTSSLSEHEAEALFALIGRLRDEGIAVVYVSHRMKEIFRLADRIAVLRDGAVAGVVDAGDTTEDAIVRMMVGRDLSDLFVRQEVATDRVVLDVHDLTTDDVHGISLQVRAGEVVALAGLIGAGRSELAHALAGDVPVRSGTITLNGERLTLRSPRDAIAAGLGLAPEERKAQALFLHRSIRDNTALVSYARLRRGRFVSRTRERSLAQEFADRLRVRAPSIEAEVRTLSGGNQQKVVLARWLARRPELLILDEPTRGVDIGAKAEIYQIIADLARDGVAILVISSELPEVLGLADRVVVMQNGRVTGELPRAEASEAAILALAMADDLATTGLDTPTATDSRTGAPR
- a CDS encoding ABC transporter permease, with the translated sequence MSTATTPSASPAPARSNTGSASRPGGARAVLASVGGQNLSLIGALVLVVVLFTSLNANFLSWDNMRVIGEAATIAGLLAVVQTVVIICGGLDISVGSQTGLASVISAMVFTSAGSSAPLGIAAALLVGAAVGLVNGAVIIYGRVNPTIATLAGLAAYKGVAQLLSDGRAQGYVLGDPVFVFLSRGSLAGIPIMIWILALVAAAVHVLLTYTDIGRNIYALGGNDTAARLAGINLNKYLLAAYALTGTVAALAGILLTARTGSGQPVSGSEGLELQAITAAALGGCALKGGKGTIGGTLLAVALLGTLQNGLTIQGINTFWQNVAQGLLLVAAVVIQQRRNRERAVGLPA